The following DNA comes from Triticum aestivum cultivar Chinese Spring chromosome 3D, IWGSC CS RefSeq v2.1, whole genome shotgun sequence.
gttgcccagggggcgccggacatcgctcggtttggaccagcactcgaaggagcattggcccgagggggtaaataaagatgacccttgagtctgcagaacccaaggaaaaaaggcttaggtaggcaaatggtaaaaccaaggttgggccttgctggaggagtttagttcaaagcgaactgtcaagggggtcccataaatcacccaaccgcgtaaggaacgcaaaatcaaggaacataacaccggtatgacggaaactagggcggcaagagtgaaacaaaacaccaggcataaggccgagccttccaccctttaccaagtatatagatgcattaattaaataagagatattgtgatatcccaacaaagttcataatatccatgttccaacaatgaacaaacttcatcttcacctgcaactagcaacgctataagaggggctgagcaaaagcggtaacatagccaaacaacggtttgctagaaaaggtgggttagaggcttgacatggaaatatgggaggcatgatatggcaagtggtaggtagcgcggcatagcaatagagcgaacaactagcaagcaaagatagaagtgatttcgagggtatggtcatcttgcctgaaatcccgctaggaagaagaacgagtccatgaagaagacaaacagatgtagtcgaacgaatcctcacaactccggaacgaaaccgaaggtaacgagagaagcaacccggaaagaaacaaacaacatagtaaaacaaccatcacataaacatggcatgatgcacaaataagtatgatgcatgtccggtttaaatgaggcatggcatggcaaaatgcaacaaacaatactacaaattaagtggagctcaatatgcaacgagttgcatactgacaaaacaccacatcaattatttagttctctctcgtttatgtacccaacaatattaaatgttattaaacatggcaagaggtgaagcatagtaagactatctatctaggcaagtttaaacgaggccggaaataagaaacaacaagtccggaaaatccccatatgtcatttagcaatttaaagcaaacaacaattttaaatgttgttaacatgatgcggatgacaatgcaagttttaagcaattttatgaaaatgttgacatgagcatgttttgaagcatttgtcaccgtggtggaagaaaggggtgccatggtaacgaatccgaaaatgatgccacgacaacatatcggttccgatagctcacggagataccggtgcaaaaggaagtgtgtggatgtgcggaacatgctagagatggtggggtgctcccgactaccgggtgtcccacatgtcggtggcatggaaacaaggaacgcgcaagcgacaactgagacacggtgcaaacacaagcatttcatacaacacacatgcattcgttcacgagcgtcgcctcggggttataccttcgaagcgtgcgttttcggggcggatcgagtcggtgcgatgtagaggaagtagacgttctcgggatggtcgtcgtggaagtagtggcacacggcgacggtagtggaagtagtggttcacgagtcgaagaggaagtagtcgttcatgttccGTAGATGTTTCGGGGTCGCCGGTAGTTGTACACAGCCGTTGttggacttgacggatccgaggtCTCCTGGCGAagtggtacttggcgatttcggagacagcggaagacgaacttggcggtccttGTTGACCTGGTACTTGGCGTTATTCCCTGTTCGGTGGTCGAACTTGGCGTCAACAGCGACAGCAAGTGGAGGTGCATGAGGCGGGGCGTGCACgggatgttgggaatcgtagcataattttaaaattttcctacgctcaccaagatgcatctatggagtatactagcaacgaggggaaaggagtgcatctacatacccttgtagatcgcgagcggaagcgttccaatgaacgtggatgacggagtcgtactcgccgtgatccaaattaccgatgaccgagtgccgaacggacggcacctccgcgttcaacacacgtacggtgcagcgacgtctcctccttcttgatccagcaagggggaaggagaggttgatggagatccagcagcacgacgacgtggtggtggatgtagcgggtctccggcagggcttcgtcgagcttctgcgagagagagagaggtgttgcaggggaggagggaggcgcccaaggctgtgttttgctgccctccctccccccctttatataggccccctggggggcgccggccctgggagatgggatctccaagggggggcggcggccaaaggggggaaggggttgccttgccccccaaggcaagggggaagctcccccctagggttcccaaccctaggcgcatggggaagccccaaggggggcgccccagcccactaagggctggttcccttccactttcagcccacggggccctccgggataggtggccccacccggtggacccccgggacccttccggtggtcccggtacaatatcggtaacccccgaaactttcccggtggccgaaacttgacttcctatatataattcttcaccttcggaccattctggaacctctcgtgacgtccgggatctcatccaggactccgaacaactttcgggtttccgcatacatatatctctacaaccctagcgtcaccgaaccttaagtgtgtagaccctacgggttcgggagacatgcagacatgaccgagacgcctctccggtcaataaccaacagcgggatctggatacccatgttggctcccacatgttccacgatgatctcatcggatgaaccacggtgtcgaggattcaatcaatccgtatgcaattccctttgtcaatcggtatgttacttgcccgagattcgatcgtcggtatcccaataccttgttcaatctcgttaccggcaagtctctttactcgtaccgcaatgcatgatcccgtgactaacgccttagtcacattgagctcattatgatgatgcattaccgagtgggcccagagatacctctccgtcacacggagtgacaaatcccagtctcgatccgtgccaacccaacagacactttaggagatacccgtagtgcacctttatagtcacccagttacgttgtgacgtttggcacacccaaagcactcctacggtatccgggagttgcacgatctcatggtctaaggaaaagatacttgacattggaaaagctctagcaaacgaaactacacgatcttttatgctatgcttaggattgggtcttgtccatcacatcattctcctaatgatgtgatcccgttatcaatgacatccaatgtccatagtcaggaaaccatgactatctgttgatcaacgagctagtcaactagaggcttactagggacacattgtggtctatgtgttcacacatgtattacgatttccggacaatacaattatagcatgaacaatagacaattatcatgaacaaagaaatataataataaccatttattattgcctctagggcatatttccaacacaggagCCAAAGGTCATCGAGGCCAAACAGAGGGCCTTGGCAGTCTTTGATGGAGGCAGCGGCAGGGTTTGAAGGAGGGGCTCCGAGAGCAAAACCCCAACAGAGAAGACAATAAGTGGCCTCGGACGGGAAGTTGCGTGGCCTGTTGGTGGAGTTGCAGCAGAGCAGGGGCTTGCCGGAGCAGGGGAGCAACGGAACAGCGGCGAACGAGCTCCTCCTAGTGCTGCTCACCGGCGAGAGGACGGCAAGGGAGGAGCAAGGTGGCCGCAAACTCGGAGATCGGGGACGAGGCGCCGAGGACGAGGCAGGGAAGCAGCGGCCTGGTGGTACTTCGGCGAACTTGGCCGCATGGACGTCCGGGTAGCAGCGAAGGAGCGGGCGCGACGAGGGAGGCGGGGCGTGCGCGGCAGAGTAGCGGCAGTGCATGTCCATGGCTGAGGTCGGGCGGAGGAAGGAGAGTCCTGCATGGGCGCGCGCACAGGGCGGCGGCCTGCTGGTGGTCGGCGGCGCGGCTCCATGGCCAAAGGCCGAGGTCAGGGTCTAGGGGATCGGGCGTCTCCCTTGGGGGCGCTGGGTGTATGCGTGTGGGAGATCGAGAGGGTGAGGAGGAGATCGagcggagggagatggggatcggggtcctggcggcgctggagggagatgggatcgagagAAGGGAGGCTAGGGTTAGCGAGGGAGAGAGGCTGGGCTGGGCCTAACGGGCTGTGGCtacaggaggcccaagtggccggctgGGGTGCGCtgggggtctctctcttctctctcccttaaTTCTTTGGCAGAATGgtattagagagaagaaaaagaaagaaagggttagagaaaggatttgcgcatgcggttaattttcccgggctcataaaaatgcgcttgatccaggaaaaatagaagtggcatgattgaaagatataaattcaaTTGGTTAGAACAAGGAGTGTGGATCCGAAGTTtccaaaatgttgaacatttaggaagagcctcgataaaacgataaaagaatatgaggacaagtcggagaccaagaattgagataacaaaggcattgggattatttgcaagtgtgttatggtgatttccaaattaaagaaatatttaatatagctccctaatattgggaggatatgttataaagagaagtcacccttccctcggtttaaatagatcaaaaatctatgcaatttattagttgagttgagatgcaaagattaatgacaagatggcatgatgacatgatgcaatgcaaaaataaaagagcaagcacaaaagaaacacatggtGACCACGGAATATATGGAaatcttctgaagcgtcggtctcggggcgttacagctggCTAGGCTTTTCACCCAATGGCGAAGTGGAGAGAAGCAGGCGTCCCCATCCGTTCCCTAGCCAGCCATAGCATGCCACGCACGGGCCTAGCACACGAAATACCACTCATACCCTCGGCGGGATGTGAAAATTACAGGCGGTGGCATGATATTTTGACCGCGAAAGACATACACCGGACGCCTCTCCAGGCACAGCCGCCGACAGCCGCGGCCCACCAGCGTGGGGCGCCACACGTCGGAAACCATAGAGTGAGCGATAGCGCGTGGGAGTAGTAACTATTCATTGTAGCAGTAACTCGGCTCGATCCGACGGCGGTGGACATCCAGGAGCATGATCTGACGGTCCAGAACACATCAAGAATTCGATCCGACGGCCGACAGTGGCTAAGCTCTGAGAGAGCTCATGTTCTCCCAACTAACATATTTCCTGACTGATTGATATGTGGTCTATGAGTCTGAATGCAATCTCTGTCACTTCTTGTGTTTTTTGTATTTCCTTGACAGATGGTAAATAGGTTGCAAGTATTTTTCGGAAGAAAAATATTAAAGACAGGTAAAAATAAAATATATTCAGTAACACAATAAATTATTTGCACAATAAAGAAGTAATATTTTCATCAGGAAATATCAAAAAGGAGATTAGTAGTAAAAAACAGTTTGTACAAAATATAGAAAACGTGCAGGAAAGTGTAAATAAAGTTCTGAAATCAAATTAGCAGTTGAAACATATTGAGCAATACGAAAATAAGTTGTATTATAAATACACGGGTTGGAAAGTTTGAAAATGCAACCCTGTACATTCATAAAGTTAAATAGAAATAATTTTAAAAAACTCAAAATGTATGATTGAAAGAACCAAATAAAAAATTACATAACAAATACAGCGGTTGCATTTAAAGAAACGCGAAATTAGTTTAGATAAAAAGAAATGGTTAATTTTGCAACAAAGCAAATACAATCGACTTATTGCACCAAAAGAACAATGAATCAACTAAAGCGTATTCGTCATGCAAAAAAGAACTAAAGGGTAACCATTTTCTGCTATTTTCTGACCGTAGCGAATTATTTTGTTTTCAGTAGCAAGGAAATTAACTCGAGGGACCAAATTTTGGTATAAAACAATTAGCTTAATTTTTCCCTAAAAATATTCAATAAATAGGCATATTTGGTAGGTTAGATAAATTCACAATTTATCATCAAAAGCTAGACACGGATAAGTAGGTAAGATAAATTCAAAATTCATTAGGCCCACTGTTAGCTTATTTTGTATGCCTCTGCGCCATTTTCTGAtcttccattgcaacgcacggtcaTGATTACTAATACAACTAATTAGCTTAATTTTTTCCTAAAGACCCCCTCTTAATTACTTTCACCACACTCGGCCATACCTGGCCAAACGGCCCGGCCCGGCACGGCCCGGCCCAGCCTGTGCTAATCGTGTCTGGCCCGGCACGGCTCGCCGTGGCACGTTTAAtagccgggccgtgccgtgccggcccacgggcgctgctccttggcccaggcacgGCCTGACTAGTAAATGGCCCGGCCCGATGGCCCGTTTAGCACGTTGGGCTGCATGTTTTCAACctgttgggctggtttttaggcctATTGGGTATATTTTATGTATACATttataaaaaaattctgaaatatatatataaaaaataaaccGGCCGTGCCGTGCCagcccgcgtgcccaggctccaggcccaggcacggcccaaggcgtgccgcgtgccgggcacggcccgtttagcccgtgccgtgcctggcccatggcgggccgtgccggcGTGCTCGCGGGCTGGCCTGTTTGGcccggcccatttggccagctatacACTCGGCCGACGAGTAAAGCTGTAGCAATTCTTGCGAGAGACGAACACGACAAACTTTTCCCAAGGGTTAGACACGTAGGCTTCCGTGTCAAGGCTGGTCACGCCCTTCCACGTGCTTCTGGAAGCGGCCAGCCCACAACGGGATTGCTCTCCAAGGCAAAGCCCAAACACGCCACCAGAAATAAGGGGCGGCCCAACCCCTCCCCCCAATTCAGATTCCCCAACATCGTCGCATCCATGGGTTGGCGTTGGCACGACGACGGCGAGGGCGACCGTGGCCGCGGCGGGCTCGGCgacatccccgacctcgccggccgaggcggcggcgagggggcgcACGTCGGCACGCGCCGGGTGGTGCAGTCCCGCTGCCACACGGAGGAGGTGGAGCCCGGCCGCTTCGTCCGCAAGTGCGAGAAGACCGAGCAGCTCCTCCGCGACTGCGTCGGCAGGTAAAAGTCCCGGCTCCCgccccccgccccccgccccccACTCGTCCCCGTCCCCGCAATCCGCCTGAGCTCTCCTGCAAGGATCGCATATTTGCATGTTATTATCTTGGTAATAATTGAAGTAGTGCTTTCCTGGAATGCGTGGAGTCGATTTCCTGGTGATTGAGGCTCCCGGTTTGAGGTGCCTTCGCGCCTCTTGGAATCGATTTGTGTGAGGCAGGCGCGGTTGATTTGAATACCGATTGTTTTGGTCATGTGGAGGCGGATGAGTGAAAATGACGAGTAATCTATACAGAACAATTATTTCTTCGGGTTCAGAATTGGGCCGTTaatggctatggaattgccatCCAATTTTAGGTTTAGATGTAGGTATCGATGTCTATGCTTTCAGTCATCTCTGTTGTTAGCGTCTTGTGTTGTACCTGTCGATTTACAGCTTTGATGACTTAACAGTTCGAAAGTAAAATTGTGTGATAACTATGTATGGTTGATACACTTGTCTGTATTCACGAGCATGTTCATTCTTGGTAGACTTGTAGGTAGTTGAGCGCGGACATCACCTTGCTATATTTTACACATAGTCAATAATGAAATGTTGCGCGTTCCAGAGTTCTTGTTGCTTGTCAGTTGAGGAACAGCAAACAGAGACAATCTTTCTGTTCTGCACATTGTTATGATGTGGTGTGTTAGAGGAAGTAAGCAATTTCTTTGTACCCATAGAAGATACAACATCTTATCAATGGAAATACAAATGTGGAACCCATCGGAAATTCGTATAAACTTGCTATTTTGTCAACTTCCTTGCACACGGCTCAACATTGATTGGTGATTGAATCACAATTTCATGAATTCCCCTTCCTCAGAGTGAGTTACTTAGTACCTGCTCATTCTGAACAGAATACTGCATCATGTCCAACTAGGCTGGATAGGTTTATACTTTGGTATTTTCTCTTTTTGATGTTATTATATGGACATATTACTCATGTGCTTTATTCCTACTTGGCTGATCTGAATTAACCCACAATGTTCCTCCATTAGGCCTTCTGAACTGGTGGAGTCGAAAACTGAGAACACCGAAGAAGATGTCACAGATGAAATGACCGGTGGTGCCTCGCGTTCTCTTGGCTTCCCAACAAAAGAGCCCTTTGCATTTCCAGGACTTCGCAGTGACATAGAAGCTATTGAGAAAGGCTTCGGTAGCTTTCTGGATGAAGCTGAGCGGATGACCAACGAATTCTTCAAATCTTTTGGATTTCCACCCATTCATGACGGGGACTCGAGACCATTTCCTAGGCAACCTGCAGAGAGGCATATTGGGGAAGGTACTGCGAAGAAGCCCAATGAGAATGAGTACTCAGAATTCGGTAGCCAGATAACCGATGTGTAACAAGCTA
Coding sequences within:
- the LOC123079315 gene encoding fra a 1-associated protein encodes the protein MGWRWHDDGEGDRGRGGLGDIPDLAGRGGGEGAHVGTRRVVQSRCHTEEVEPGRFVRKCEKTEQLLRDCVGRPSELVESKTENTEEDVTDEMTGGASRSLGFPTKEPFAFPGLRSDIEAIEKGFGSFLDEAERMTNEFFKSFGFPPIHDGDSRPFPRQPAERHIGEGTAKKPNENEYSEFGSQITDV